The genome window AACCCGTTATCAGCCCATTGATTGCTCCGCCGATTGCCCCACCGGTAATCCCGCCGATTATCCAATCGAATCCCCAGACGCCGTTGAACCCCCAGAATGCCCATTTGATAAATGTCCCAACGATTGCCCCGCCGATTGCCCAACCGATTGCCCAACCCAATGAAATCCACAGTATAACTTTCCAGGAAAAAGAAACGGGCTGAGGAGATATTAATTTCTCATCTACTCCAATATTAGTGTGTTGTTGGTTTTGTGTTTTTTTATCAAGCGTTGTTTTCTTTTCGGTTTCTCGCTGTTCCAGTGTTTCAGTTTTAAAATTTTCGATATTCTCAGCAGTTATTTGTTTAATTTCCATGTGTACATGCTGTTGCGCTGATATTTCCTTCAAAGCTGAAACAAATTCTCCAGCTACAGCAATGCGCTTACCTTCATCTCGATCTAGCGCTCTCTCTAACATAGCCCCAACACTCTCCGGCACACCATCTACCCACAGTGTCGGAAACTGCGGGCCGTCCAGCACGTGTTTGGTCATTACTTCCGGCGGGCTATCCCCAGCAAAGAGTACTTCACCGGTAAGCATTTCGTAGAACACGCAAGCCAGGCTGTAAACATCCGTGGCAGGGGTAACGTCTTTGCCGCGCCAGACTTCCGGGGCCATATAGGCCGGGGTGCCGATCATGGCTCCGCTGGCGCTCAGGGAGGCGCTGTTGGTCCCGGCGATGGCTTTGGCGAAACCAAAATCGCTCAGGCGCACGACAACGCGGGTTTCGCCGTTTATATCCTGCTCAAAGAGAATATTGGCCGGTTTGATGTCGCGATGCACCAATCCTTTTTGATGCGCAAAATCCAGCGCCTCAGCCACCTGACGGGTGATCTCCAGAGCGCGCTCGTAGGACAGGCGGCCTTGGCGCGCCAGCACATCCTTGAGCGATGCGCCCGGCATGTGCTTCATCACCAAAAAGAAGGAGCCTTCGTATTCGTCCAACTCGTAAACCGGCACAATATGAGGGTGCTCCAACTGGGCAGCGATTTTGGCTTCCCGCCGGAAGCGCTCGATGAATTCGGGGTCAGCGATCAGCGCCGGATGTAGTACTTTGACGGCGCGCTCCACATCCAGCACGGTTTCGCGGGCGCGGTAGACGGTTCCGTAGCCGCCGCGGCCAATTTCTTCAATGAGTTCGTATTTGCCAAGTTTTGTCATGTCTTTTCCTTCGGAAGCGGTCAGTGATCAGCCGTCAGCTATCAGCGGTTTATCCGTGCTGACA of Chloroflexota bacterium contains these proteins:
- a CDS encoding serine/threonine protein kinase produces the protein MTKLGKYELIEEIGRGGYGTVYRARETVLDVERAVKVLHPALIADPEFIERFRREAKIAAQLEHPHIVPVYELDEYEGSFFLVMKHMPGASLKDVLARQGRLSYERALEITRQVAEALDFAHQKGLVHRDIKPANILFEQDINGETRVVVRLSDFGFAKAIAGTNSASLSASGAMIGTPAYMAPEVWRGKDVTPATDVYSLACVFYEMLTGEVLFAGDSPPEVMTKHVLDGPQFPTLWVDGVPESVGAMLERALDRDEGKRIAVAGEFVSALKEISAQQHVHMEIKQITAENIENFKTETLEQRETEKKTTLDKKTQNQQHTNIGVDEKLISPQPVSFSWKVILWISLGWAIGWAIGGAIVGTFIKWAFWGFNGVWGFDWIIGGITGGAIGGAINGLITGWIMKSREFNWKSVMWISLGWAIGGVVFGRAIGWAINAIVPVGTLGTLSGTLSGAIGGLIGGLITGWVLNRREFNRKTILWITLGWAIGGAIVSWAIGRTTINIPTIDIQAHRVWAFVGTTSVAIRSGAFVGAIGGAIGGSVMLWQLKRAQGQQNG